One window from the genome of Anopheles merus strain MAF chromosome 3R, AmerM5.1, whole genome shotgun sequence encodes:
- the LOC121597629 gene encoding U6 snRNA-associated Sm-like protein LSm4, with protein MLPLSLLKTAQSHPMLVELKNGETYNGHLVSCDTWMNINLREVICTSKDGDKFWRMPECYIRGSTIKYLRIPDEVIDMVKEDMQSKSRSRADMNKGGRNQNQGGRGGGGGMGGGGGGGGGGGGGGGGGRNNMNANNRNTFGGNRGGNRAGLGNPNRNAPNKK; from the exons ATG CTACCACTATCTCTACTCAAAACGGCACAGAGTCATCCTATG TTGGTGGAGTTAAAGAATGGCGAAACATACAACGGACACCTGGTGAGCTGTGACACCTGGATGAATATTAATCTGCGGGAGGTCATCTGCACTTCAAAG GATGGTGATAAGTTTTGGCGCATGCCGGAATGCTACATCCGGGGCAGCACGATCAAGTATCTCCGCATACCGGATGAAGTGATCGACATGGTGAAGGAGGACATGCAGTCGAAGTCGCGCAGCCGCGCCGACATGAACAAGGGCGGCCGGAACCAGAACCAGGGCGGTCGCGGAGGCGGCGGTGGCatgggcggtggtggtggtggtggtggcggtggtggcggcggcggcggcggtgggcGAAACAATATGAACGCCAACAATCGGAACACCTTCGGCGGCAACCGCGGCGGCAATCGGGCCGGACTGGGCAACCCGAACCGAAACGCACCGAACAAGAAGTAA
- the LOC121597628 gene encoding N-alpha-acetyltransferase 40-like, whose protein sequence is MTNSITLKNYYKVLKRYTTLAIKHRNPTIVIPDCLVYRFKQNGTWKQLALICLRREDLLNVFMEWAYDLAERNLKQKYLAYGFRWQKRTTYVNLFMYWARYLIAYDPTNYIPFGYVMFRFDFVLGHTIVNIYDLHVEEQYQRKGIGTHLMITLEVLARRFGVQLLMVAVAKKDVDLKRFLIRLGYRADSKESAKYPECEVLIAPTKCYKIMNQGS, encoded by the coding sequence ATGACTAATTCAATTACACTAAAGAACTATTACAAGGTGTTGAAACGATACACTACATTGGCCATCAAGCACCGAAACCCAACGATTGTCATTCCGGATTGCCTTGTGTATCGGTTCAAGCAAAACGGTACCTGGAAGCAGCTAGCACTAATCTGTCTACGCCGAGAGGACCTGCTTAACGTGTTCATGGAATGGGCGTACGATCTGGCCGAACGGAATCTGAAACAGAAGTACCTAGCGTATGGATTCCGCTGGCAGAAGCGCACGACTTACGTGAATCTGTTCATGTACTGGGCGCGCTACCTGATTGCTTACGATCCGACCAACTACATACCGTTCGGCTACGTAATGTTTCGATTCGATTTCGTGCTGGGCCATACCATCGTCAACATTTACGACCTACATGTGGAGGAGCAGTACCAGCGCAAAGGCATTGGTACCCATCTGATGATCACGCTGGAAGTGCTTGCTCGCCGTTTCGGAGTgcagctgctgatggtggcggtggctAAGAAGGATGTTGATTTGAAGAGATTTCTTATTCGATTGGGTTACCGGGCGGATAGCAAGGAAAGCGCCAAATATCCCGAATGTGAGGTGCTCATAGCGCCCACGAAGTGTTACAAGATCATGAACCAAGGAAGTTAA